A window of Streptomyces sp. SAI-127 contains these coding sequences:
- a CDS encoding SDR family oxidoreductase, with protein sequence MDLRDAVTVVTGAGSGIGRAAAHAFARRGARVVVTDLDAERAKTVAAELAELGPDGARAVAAACDVTSLDDLRAVRELALERFGQVDLVMNNVGILAVGPVEDIPLEAWQRVIDVNLLSVVRSNLVFLPLLLEQGSGHVVNTASTAGLLPYGHDRLPYTATKHAVVGLSQALALSLRPRGIGVSCLCPAGVATNIVEQITFYGEPAPPKGPQFPVLDAESVGELVADGVGEGRFLILTAPEAADELRELGADVDLYLSRLIKDSS encoded by the coding sequence ATGGATCTACGGGACGCCGTGACGGTCGTGACCGGTGCCGGCAGCGGGATCGGGCGAGCCGCCGCGCATGCCTTCGCCCGCCGGGGCGCGCGGGTGGTGGTCACCGACCTGGACGCCGAACGGGCAAAGACGGTCGCCGCCGAGCTCGCCGAGCTGGGGCCGGACGGTGCACGTGCTGTCGCCGCCGCGTGCGATGTCACCAGCCTCGACGACCTGCGTGCCGTACGGGAACTCGCACTGGAGCGGTTCGGGCAGGTCGACCTGGTGATGAACAACGTCGGCATCCTGGCCGTCGGCCCCGTCGAGGACATCCCGCTCGAAGCGTGGCAGCGCGTCATCGACGTGAACCTGCTGAGCGTCGTACGCAGCAACCTCGTGTTCCTGCCGCTGCTCCTGGAGCAGGGGTCCGGACACGTGGTCAACACCGCCTCCACAGCAGGCCTGTTGCCCTACGGACACGACCGTCTTCCGTACACGGCGACGAAGCACGCCGTCGTCGGACTCTCCCAGGCCCTCGCGCTCTCCCTGCGGCCGCGCGGCATCGGTGTCTCCTGCCTGTGCCCGGCCGGAGTGGCCACCAACATCGTCGAGCAGATCACCTTCTACGGGGAGCCGGCACCGCCCAAGGGGCCCCAATTCCCTGTCCTGGACGCCGAGTCGGTCGGCGAGCTCGTCGCTGACGGTGTCGGCGAGGGTCGGTTCCTCATTCTCACCGCTCCCGAAGCCGCGGACGAACTGCGCGAACTCGGAGCTGACGTCGACCTTTACCTGTCCCGACTGATCAAGGACTCCTCATGA